A single region of the Felis catus isolate Fca126 chromosome F2, F.catus_Fca126_mat1.0, whole genome shotgun sequence genome encodes:
- the RPL8 gene encoding 60S ribosomal protein L8 — protein sequence MGRVIRGQRKGAGSVFRAHVKHRKGAARLRAVDFAERHGYIKGIVKDIIHDPGRGAPLAKVVFRDPYRFKKRTELFIAAEGIHTGQFVYCGKKAQLNIGNVLPVGTMPEGTIVCCLEEKPGDRGKLARASGNYATVISHNPETKKTRVKLPSGSKKVISSANRAVVGVVAGGGRIDKPILKAGRAYHKYKAKRNCWPRVRGVAMNPVEHPFGGGNHQHIGKPSTIRRDAPAGRKVGLIAARRTGRLRGTKTVQEKEN from the exons ATGGGCCGCGTCATCCGTGGGCAGAGAAAGGGCGCCGGCTCGGTGTTCCGCGCGCACGTCAAGCACCGCAAGGGCGCTGCGCGTCTGCGAGCGGTGGACTTCGCTGAGCGACACGGCTACATCAAGGGCATCGTGAAG GACATCATCCACGACCCGGGCCGCGGTGCACCCCTTGCCAAGGTAGTCTTTCGGGATCCGTACCGGTTCAAGAAGCGGACGGAGCTGTTCATCGCTGCCGAGGGCATCCACACCGGCCAGTTCGTGTACTGCGGCAAGAAGG CCCAGCTCAACATAGGCAATGTGCTCCCGGTGGGCACTATGCCTGAGGGCACTATTGTGTGTTGTCTGGAGGAGAAGCCTGGTGACCGGGGCAAGTTGGCCCGAGCCTCCGGAAACTACGCCACTGTCATCTCCCACAATCCAGAGACCAAGAAGACTCGAGTGAAGCTGCCTTCCGGCTCAAAGAAAGTAATTTCTTCAGCCAACAGAGCTGTGGTTG GTGTGGTGGCTGGAGGTGGCCGCATTGACAAGCCCATTCTGAAGGCTGGGCGTGCTTACCACAAGTATAAGGCAAAGAGGAATTGTTGGCCACGTGTGCGTGGTGTGGCCATGAAT CCTGTGGAGCATCCTTTTGGAGGTGGCAACCACCAGCACATTGGCAAACCCTCTACTATCCGCAGAGATGCTCCTGCTGGCCGCAAAGTGGGTCTTATTGCTGCCCGCCGGACCGGGCGTCTGCGGGGAACCAAGACTGtgcaggagaaagaaaactag